ATCATATatcagcctatttttaaaaaatgaagatcaaATAAAGATGTCATAGTGTGGATATTTCATAAATTAAAGCTATTATGAGAACTTAATATATGACAAACTAGACTTAGTAATATAAGACAAATaatggagagaagaaaatatctgcTTAAGAATTAGTATTGGGATACCCAAGCATGATATGGAGAAAAGTGAAATTAGACCCATACCTCCATACAATATAAAACGTAGtgttagacattttaaaaatagctactcaaagtagaagaaaaaaactgatataTGTACTAGAGTAAATagactgctatatctataaaagaGATACATTTACATCAGAACATGAAATAGATCATCATCATACCATAGATCTGTTCATAACACTAATAGAATGatataataaatatcaaaaggaaaacaacaaaatgaaaaacattcaacacatatttattgtcccaaatatataaagaattgttGTTAATATAAATACTCTGCTTTCACTCCAGCAGTAGTCAAGGAAGATTAAAAGTTTATACAAAAGGGAAACCTTGTCAAACTGTCAAATTAAATTGAATCATATGGAATATATACAGCATCATAGTAATTAAGTAAATACAAACGAAAACTCATAAATAACTCACAAATAACCaactctctatttttttaaagccagtgtTGGAGGACAGTGTGAGAGAAAGCCCATCTATATAACTGGTGGGTTGGTATTTCTGAAGAGCAATTTGTCAATATCTAGCAAAagctataaaactttaaaaatcttaaatctatccattccatttgggaaaTATATGAGAAGAAAAAACTTAGAGGAGAAAATGAAGTTTGTGTAAGTTTCAATATAGcagtattagttttcttttctttctttcttttcttttcttttcttttttttttttttttgagtcagagtctttctctgtcgcccaggctgaagtgcagtggagtgatctcagatCACCAtgacctctgcctcttgggggtctcgtgcctgagcctcctgagctgctgggattccaggcacgagccatcacgccaggctaatttttgtatttttagtagagatgaggttttgccatgttggccaggctggtctggaactcctgacctaggtaatctgccagcctcagcctcccaaaatgctgggattacaggtatgagccaccacacccggcctatttttcaTCATAAAAATAAGACACAATTCTAATGCACAACTAAAAGGAAAATGGAGGTATAAAAGCAAGTGCTCTATATTACAGGATGGGATACAGTACGCTATTATAATTAAAAAGGTTTACTGTGTGGATTATGCTGATCCATGGAAATCAGTAAGTGAAGTTTTGATAAAGTGGAGCAAGTGACGAATACTGAACTGTAAGGTCTTTGGAGATGGGCCATGTCTACTTATATTCAATCCACAGGGCTACACTTAGTTCTTGGTACACAGTACATGCTCAGCAAGAGTCTGTTGAATGAACACATACATGGTTTATCTGTTTGTCTCTTCCgagttcttgacttctgtctGCTCTGACCTCTGGCAACTTTCCACTAGTTTCTAGCTTTCATTCTGCTTACCTGGATTTCGGAACTCTAGCCTGCCCCACTCTTAGATAAACGCATGCCCTCTGTGGCCCTGGAACCTTAGTGACTTCTGCTATACCAAAGTCTCCAGGCCCAGGGTGACACGCAGCTGCAGCTCCATGAACCTCTAACATGATGtcagcaaatattaaaaaaaaaagcttataaaaacaatgaataaactTTGTTAAAGGTACAAATGAAAATTAGCAAACATGGGAAGATAATTGAGTAAAGAGTTTAAAGTTAAAAACTAATTGCAGTCATTCTAGGGGAAGGAACAGTTGTATTTGAAAACCTGTATGGTTACATGAACTGCCTAAAAAACAAGCTAAGGAAAATTAAAGctcaaatttatatattttaagaaattaattgcAATTAATTTCCTGGGATTAAATAGCATTTCCTCAACCCCAGCTGTCATTAAAAAGAGGCAAATACAGCCAAGGACTGGATCTTTTCTGGAAGGCTGACAGCACTGACCCTCAAGAAGGCACCGGCTGACAGAACATTCTGCCCTAATATGTGCTGAAATTCCGCTGAGAGCAGAGTGGTACATTAAACCCTTTAGGGGCTTACAAAAGAAGTGTCCTATGTTTTAGAGTCACAGAGTTTTGCAAAAACAAGTATGAATTCACCTAGTGGTCCCCTGCACCAGGTCTTTCCTGTGGGCACTGAGTGCCAGACACATCAATATGTAATAGCAGAATGAATGACTGAAAGAACgattgaatgaaaagaaatgagaggCAGCAGGTTGTCAGATTCTATGAGGCAATCACAGCATCAGGTGACCTTAGTATCTATTTGAGAGGACTGCCATTTATTCTCGGGAGCGCACGGCTCTAAAAAGGCCCATATCCAGGCAGTGAGCTCTGGTTGGGGGCGCCTTTAGATGCAAGCAGGAGGAAACAGCTCGAAATCCCTGGGCCTGAGCGCGGCCCGTGCAGGCCGGAGGGTCAAGAACTCTCCACCGGCGGCAGCGGCCGGGTGTCTGCCCCGGCTTCGCCCCGGCCTAAGGCTGCCTGTGCTATAAATACGCGGCCCACATGCCGCGGTGACACGGTGTTCCCTGGGCTCGGCGGGACAGATAACATGAATGTGCCCTTTAAACGTCCCAAGTTGCAGGGACAGCCCCCGGCCCAGCCTCGCTCCCGGAAGCGCCTTCGCCCCCGATGCCCTCTGCAGCTGGGAGGAGGGGGCGCCTCGCACCTGCCCAGCCAATGCGCGGCGCGAGCGCCGGCCGCGACCCGCCTCCTCTCGCGAGAGCCCGGCGGGGATATAAGGGGGAGCTGCGGGCCAGGCGGCGGCCCCTTAGCGTCGCGCGGGGTCGGGGACTGCGCGGCGGTGCCAGGCCGGGCGTGGGCGAGAGCACGAGCGGGCTGCCTGCGGGCTGAGAGCGTCGAGCTGTCACCATGGGTGATCACGCTTGGAGCTTCCTAAAGGACTTCCTGGCCGGGGGCGTCGCCGCTGCCGTCTCCAAGACCGCAGTCGCCCCCATCGAGAGGGTCAAACTGCTGCTGCAGGTGAGGACCGCGCGGTGCAAGAggcgggcgcgggcgcgggcgcgggcgcgggcgcgGCGGGCCGGGCGGGGCGCGCGATGCGGCGCGAGCTGCAGGGCGCGGGGCGCCAAGGAAAATCTGCGCCAGGCCACAGGCCCgggcgcccgcccgcccgcctgcGGGGGAAGAAGGTGCCCTCTGCGTAGAGACAGGTCCAGCGTCAGTCGCAGATTCCTGGTGTCGGGTGGCGCCCGGCGTTCGGGTGTCTATATATGGAAACCCACCCGGAGCCGGTTTACGTGTGCCAGATCCTGCGCCCGTGACAGCACGGGCGTGCACTCAGGCCCGGAGGCACCTAGTGATTGCCAGTATTTTTGGCACCGTCTTATGCGCACGCACCTTTacaataaaaacatcaaaataatcaTCACCCAAGAATTCCCTTATCGTATCTCATGCACAATGCTGTATGTAGGCTGACGCCTTCATCTTTATGTAACCTCTGTGAGACAGTTAttcttctccattttacagatgaagctgAGGTTTTGAAATATTAAGAAACAATTTTCGGAATAAACTTAGATCATCCTGTCTCCAAATCTTTTCCTCCCCTACCTGGTCTCTGAATGGTTTATCATCCTCTCGTGTTTTCCTCCACCTGCCCAAAAGGTCAGGGCCCCTCAATGAGGAAGAGCCCAATTTGGGAGTCAAAATTACTAACAACAAAACCCCCACAAATTGCTCACAACGGCAGCAAACCCTCAATAATTGATTACTTGGATTATCTGCTTGAAAACTTTGGAGGCCTAATGTTTAGTGGATTTATTCTCCTTCCTCTATTAGAGCATCTAGTAGAGAGCCTCATCTCCAGGGTGATCAGAGTGACACTGAGAAATTGTCATTTTTTGGCCATCATGTCTATTAAATCCAAAGCCCTTTGAAGCAGGGAGTGTTACTCATTTCTGTCCCCCAGTAAGCCCCTCATACAGTTCTCAAACCTAgggaaagtgaaataaataaatggctatAGCTTTATATAATTCAATCACCTTTTCAGTTTATTTGGGGCAACACCTTTTCCCTCAAATACCCTAATAATTGAAGCAACATTGGATTATTTTGGCTTGTTATCCAGTAACTAACATGGATAACAGTATCGATTTACACGTCCTCAATATCCGTTTGATTTCctcatcctttttttcttcaaaaaaaaaaaaaatctaggaagtGCAAACCTTTTTTCTCCtgtcctcttcccttctctctgccctGCCTGTCCTCTGTCACCCACCCTCCCCTCCACCAGGTCCAGCATGCCAGCAAACAGATCAGTGCTGAGAAGCAGTACAAAGGGATCATTGATTGTGTGGTGAGAATCCCTAAGGAGCAgggcttcctctccttctggAGGGGTAACCTGGCCAACGTGATCCGTTACTTCCCCACCCAAGCTCTCAACTTCGCCTTCAAGGACAAGTACAAGCAGCTCTTCTTAGGGGGTGTGGATCGGCATAAGCAGTTCTGGCGCTACTTTGCTGGTAACCTGGCGTCCGGTGGGGCCGCTGGGGCCACCTCCCTTTGCTTTGTCTACCCGCTGGACTTTGCTAGGACCAGGTTGGCTGCTGACGTGGGCAAGGGCGCCGCCCAGCGTGAGTTCCATGGTCTGGGCGACTGTATCATCAAGATCTTCAAGTCTGATGGCCTGAGGGGGCTCTACCAGGGTTTCAACGTCTCTGTCCAAGGCATCATTATCTATAGAGCTGCCTACTTCGGAGTCTATGATACTGCCAAGGGTGAGAGAGGGGCATCAGGGGAGAAGGAGGGTGGTGTGGAAAGAGGATCCTATGGGATCTATAACTCACAAAGGACCTGATATATATTGATCTTGTTTTTTCTAGTCTCTGGGATAATTGAGGCTTCTGAATGAGGAGGTGGGGTGCATAAATTAATAGCTAAAGCATTCCTTGTGTCCTCTACTGAAATAAACTCTGGCCTTTAGTTATTcagagaggaggaggggggagcCTGTCTCCCTCTAGACACAGCCATAGCAGTTAGTGAGTTTAACTTGAAGCCACTTCCAATGCCCTGCATACAAGCTGAGCACTGGCCCTCCGGGGTCCGGAGAGGGCAGCAGCCACCTTTGCTGTCTGCCTGGTCATATGTGAAGCACCTGCACAGGGGCAGGTTCCCCACAAGGTCAGAGCATGgagctggaggtgcagtggcCTCTCTCCTTCCACCTGCTTTCTGCTGAGAACAGTCACTTCATAGCCGTTCGGCTTCTGGGCTCTGTCCACAGGGATGCTGCCTGACCCCAAGAATGTGCACATTTTTGTGAGCTGGATGATTGCCCAGAGTGTGACGGCAGTCGCAGGGCTGGTGTCCTACCCCTTTGACACTGTTCGTCGTAGAATGATGATGCAGTCCGGCCGGAAGGGGGGTAAGCTTGTGCTCTACTCATCtaaacttgtttgtttttgcccGAGGAGAACATTTGACAGGGCTCCTCTCAGTCTTCCTTACtggaaattaattttcaaaattatttgataaGGACTTAGGGAAGAAAGATGGTATTAATTCCCCCTAACATTCTCAACTATCCTATTAGGGAaaagtattttccattttattagagAGATGATAAGAACATGAATAGTAAGACATTTAGATGTGAATTTAACTAGGTATCCAGCATTACAGAGACCCTCGGCCCTCTTCCCTTAGAGCCTGGGTGCAAAAGCTAGGGAAAAGAAGTAGTTAGCTACTTCTTACAAAGAACTCTTGCTTCCCTCCTAGTTACAGGTGTTAGTGGGATGCCGTGTTTAGCTGGGTAgagatggcctgaagcaatctGTTGTGCCAGAGAAAGTTTTGGCTTCTataggttgaaccatatgaaattgccactTTAAAAGTCAAAAACAGTCCAATGTTAGCAGTTTCGTATGTTTCAACGAATAGTTACAGCCTTTTATTTAGACTGCATAACCTCGTGCAGGATCATCTGAGGCTGGGCCTCAGTTCGGTCCACCATAAAAAAAGGTAACCGCGTAGCATAATACTCCTGCTCCACTGCGCCCTTCTTGTTTCGCAGTTGGGCAGTCCATGAATTACTTGGTTAATTGCCCCAGTTCTTCACTGACCTTGAACTAATGGAGTAGGAATGACAGGAGACCCAGCCTGCCAGTGAAGCAAGGAAGGAGATGTCCAGTGGGATGTTGCATGGAGCTGGGACTCCATGCCCAGATGACCCTGATTTTATAAAACTGGTGACAGTGTGTACAGATATGTTTCTGGGGAAAAGTCTCTTTGCTCCAGCGTTACGGAgccctcaccagcatttgtttccACAGCCGATATTATGTACACGGGGACAGTTGACTGCTGGAGGAAGATTGCAAAAGACGAAGGAGCCAAGGCCTTCTTCAAAGGTGCCTGGTCCAATGTGCTGAGAGGCATGGGCGGTGCTTTTGTATTGGTGTTGTATGATGAGATCAAAAAATATGTCTAATGTAATTAAAACACAAGTTCACAGATTTACAGTGAACTTGATCTACAGGTTCACAGATCCATTGTGTGGTTTAATAGACTATTCCTAGGGGAAGTAAAAAGATCTGGGATAAAACCAGACTGAAAGGAATACCTCAGAAGAGATGCTTCATTGAGTGTTCATTAAACCAcacatgtattttgtatttattttacatttaaattcccacagcaaatagaaaataatttatcatacTTGTACAATTAACTGAAGAATTGATAATAACTGAATGTGAAACATCAATAAAGACCACTTAATGCACgctttctattttattgaacTCTTATTAActgtaaaatgcatttttaaaagatcaaaaatgcatattttctagCATGATTCATGTATCAGTCAGTGGCCAAGCTTCTAAATGCCAGATATTATATTGAGTATGTATTATATTAGAACGTACAATGCTTAAAGTTCCGGTTTTCAAACTTAGGCAGGTCATATTCTATCTTATCCAGTGTTACTGTAGGCTAGAAAGTGATAATGGCTTTCATAGTCCTGCCTTGTCTTAGGCACTTTCCTGCAGTCTTTAGAAATTCTAAGATTCTGCTAAAAGTTTTAAATCACAATCTGGAGAATTTTCCATGATTAGGAAGTGCTCTGTTTTCATCCCTTTAGATAACTGTGACACCTAGAATTTTATGATAAGTAGAGAGTATTCATTGAAaatcaaggccaggtgcagtggctcacacctgtcaccccagcactttgggaggcagaggtgggcgtatcacttcaggccaggagtttgagaccagcctggccaaccgagcgaaaccccatctctaataaaaatacaaaaaattagctgggtgtggtggcgcacacctgtaatcccaactactcaggaggctgaggcatcagaatcacttgaacccgagaggcagaggttgcagtgagctgagatggcatgccaccacatccatcctaagcgacagggcaagaccctgtctcaaaaaaaaaaaaaaaaaaaaatagaaaatcagttGTCTTAGTTGAAGCCACTATAACAAGGTACTGTAGACTGatggcttataagcaacagaaacttatttctcagttctgtaggctggaggtccaagatcaaggtgacaCTGTGGTCAGGTTCTGAtgagggccctcttctgggtTGTAAACTACAGACTTCTTGTatccttacatggcagaaagagagcGACAGAGCTCTCTGTAGTCCCTTTTATAAGctcactaatcccattcatgagggccctaccctcatgacccaattacCTCCCAAATGCCCCTCCTCCAAACACCACCACTttgggggttaagatttcaacagatgaattttgaagggacacaaacactcagtCCATAGCATCACTTATCAAGCTAGTATTTAATACCTCTTAGGCCCCGTGGAAGGGAAAATAGATAGGAACCTGCCCTGAAAGATGCTTCAGTTGGGGAGAAAAGGTGAAATTCCATTGTTAGACAATTTGTTTAAGACAATACATCTTGCTTGAgaaggaatagaagggaaatGAAATGGGGGGAGGGAGTGGTAGGAGATGGAgactttgaaagaaaataaccagATTTAGAAACATGGGTATAGAAAGCATCCTCCAGTACTTCTGTAACAATTTATCAAGACCTACAGGAAGTCAGTTTTGGATTTGCTCCTCCGAGATTTGTGAGCCAGAGGAAAATACTTAGAATATCAGGTTGGAAAGTTCACACTTTTGGACCAGGAAAAGACCAAGCAGTTGCTATAGTCTCCTGGACTGTGACTAATCTGGAGGAAGCAAGTCCCTGTATCCTTGGCAAAGCTTGAAAGGCAGGTAAATGtcttctctgtgttttctgaCAGGTGGTTGGGTGGTGGGGGTTGGTCTCTGTACCTCCTGTTCTTTACCTTGCTTACCAAGCCCTTCCACCGACTCACTCCTGCCTCCCCAGCTAAAAATTGGCTGTGTTGCTTTTACCACAGTTACCAAGGTCTGAGTTTTATAAAATCCAGGATCCCATCTGACCTCACGTGGTAGATATCTAGGCCAATAAAGTCTAAAGGGCTAAAAAGAAGGTACCTCTCCATCCTGTCTCCTCGAGGCCAGGCAGCACATGTGCAGTTAAGAGGCCTCCTGGATCCATTGTCCTCCTGTTGCTTTTCGTTCTAAGTGATCCAAACTCTATTGCTGATAGGGACTAAAAGCAGGGCAGGCTAGTAGCAGGCAGGTGCTTTGATGGAGCGTATCTCAACGCAGGGCCCAAGTTTAGGAGGAGGAAGACCTGACACAATGAATGAACAGCGCATCCTCCCAACCCAACCAAGAAGTGTAATTGTGTTCCGTCTTTAACCCTGGCATGGAATGGGGACGGAAGAGGCAGGGACATTTATTACATAGTGCACATTATCTACATTCTGCATGTGACCCAGATGTCAGCCCTTCCGCTTCCTGCGAAGGTTACCTCTAATGCACATTGCCCCAGGCCCTGCTGAGCTAGTTCCTCACCGCAGCTACTTAACTCACCATGAATTCCTAGAACGCTCAGCCTCTGACAGAGTGCTGGGATCTGGCGGGAGAACAGGCAGTActtccctcactaacctacccgCACGCCATACCATCATTGTGCAAAGCTGCCTCATGCTGGAAGGTCTGGTTTACGTAAAAGTGACAACTTGGAATTGAGCGTCCGACTCTCCGGTACCTGCCCCAGGCATTTCTCATCAGCCCCATTTCCCACACAGCTGTCTCCTAGGCGCAGCCCTCCTtcaccacctccacccccaccccaatcaTCTTTAGGTATTTTCTCCCCTAAAGCCTCACCTGTTGGCATTTTACATCTTTTTAAgaccttattttgtattttaaatgtatgaGAAAAATTATGGAGGATGATGCAAGATGAGTGAGTCCATAATGGTAATAATTGGAcactaaaaacaatgaaaacttgCCTCAAGTATTTGTGTTGAAATCTCAATTAACTGGGCGACTGCTCCCGTTCCATTTTATTCTGTAAAATATGTGGCATCCTTTGTGTTGAGGCGGCATTTACTAAACACCCCCAAGGTGCAAGGCTGCAAGAGAATCAAGCGCCGCAAGGAGAGCTTATCTTCCACACCTGGTACAGTGCCCAGGACAGAGAAGGTGTTTAGCAAGTTTCCGTTGAATGTAAGAATGAGCGAGAAGGGAAAGTGCATCTAAAAAGCACAGAGAACCTACAAAATATTTGGGAAAGGGTTTCATCAGTTCGGGTGAAATCTTGAACATGCAAAACACCGTGGGGGTGGCTGGACAGGCTTGTTGGAGTCGTATAATACAATGAATAAAAACTTACGGCTGCCTTAAATGCAAATTTCAAGcccttaaataaaatttaacaaagtCTACCgtgtcataaattctttgctttTCTGCTCCTCCTGAATATCAGAGATTTTATCAATCCACAATAAAGTACAGTTGATCTCATTCACAGATTACATATCTGTAAACTGGCTTCACTGCCAAACTTTATTTGTAACCACTTTAAGGTCCTTGGACACACAGAATGATGACAAACTCAAGTTGCCTGACACACATCCCTAGCTGCAGTGGAACA
This DNA window, taken from Pan troglodytes isolate AG18354 chromosome 3, NHGRI_mPanTro3-v2.0_pri, whole genome shotgun sequence, encodes the following:
- the SLC25A4 gene encoding ADP/ATP translocase 1; translation: MGDHAWSFLKDFLAGGVAAAVSKTAVAPIERVKLLLQVQHASKQISAEKQYKGIIDCVVRIPKEQGFLSFWRGNLANVIRYFPTQALNFAFKDKYKQLFLGGVDRHKQFWRYFAGNLASGGAAGATSLCFVYPLDFARTRLAADVGKGAAQREFHGLGDCIIKIFKSDGLRGLYQGFNVSVQGIIIYRAAYFGVYDTAKGMLPDPKNVHIFVSWMIAQSVTAVAGLVSYPFDTVRRRMMMQSGRKGADIMYTGTVDCWRKIAKDEGAKAFFKGAWSNVLRGMGGAFVLVLYDEIKKYV